The segment AAATATAAGCTATCTGTACGTAAACTTTCGATGTAGAAACGTCCAATTGAATACCAAATTAAATAGAAGAAAAACATTTCCCCACGACGCCAATTTAATTTACGCGCTACAATTAAAACGATAAACCCAATTATATTCCATACCGATTCATATAAAAAAGTAGGGTGCACATAAGTTTTTTCATATTGGATATACATTTGCTCAATTATCCAATTAGGAAGGAAAAGGCCTTCTAAAAACTCACGTGTTACAGGACCACCATATGCTTCTTGGTTGACAAAATTGCCCCAGCGTCCAATAATTTGACCGATCAAAATACTTGGCGCGGCAATATCTGCAAGACGTAAAAAGCTTACTTTTCGTTTTTTCGTGAAGAAATAAGCAGTAATAAATGCACCTATTAATGCACCGTGAATCGCAATACCACCATTCCAAATTTCGATAATGCGACCTGGATTGGCACCATAATAATCCCATTTCATGGCGACATAATAAATACGCGCCGACAAAATGCCAATCGGTACAGCCCAAATTAAAAAGTCTGCAATAAATTCATCGTCCAGCCCTAAACGGACCGCTTCTCTTTGTGCAAGGAAATAGGCGAGGACAATTCCTATTCCAATAAGTATCCCATACCAATTCACCGGTATTGGACCTAAGTGAAATGCAACAGGATTAATCGTTAATAACTGTGTGACCATCTTATTCTCCCTTCAATTATAAAAAATTAGGAACTTGAAATTAATAATCATCCATCTCATCATTTGCGGTAATCATATCATCTAATCGACGTGAAAATTCTTCGGCAGCATTGACGCCCATCTTTTTCAGACGATAATTCATTGCCGCTACTTCAATAATGACCGAAACATTTCGACCAGGCTGTACTGGAATTGTCAGCTTCGTCACTTCCGTATCAATGATTTTCATTTTTTCTTCATCTAAACCAAGACGATCATAAAACTTTTCGGGATCCCAGTTTTCTAATTCGACAATTAGCGTTATTCGTTTATATGGACGAATAGCACTTGCACCAAATAGTGTCATAATATCAATAATGCCTATGCCCCGAATTTCAAGTAAATGCTCTAATAATGGTGGAGGGCTACCAATGAGCATACTTTCTGCTTCCTGGCGTATTTCTACGCTGTCATCCGCTACAAGACGATGCCCTTTTTTAATAAGCTCCAATGCGGTTTCACTTTTTCCGACGCCACTCTTCCCAATAATTAATACGCCTATTCCGTATACATCGACAAGCACACCATGCATAGCCGTAGTTGGTGCGAGCTTGCTTTCCAAAAAGTCCGTTAAGCGACTTGAAAATCTTGTCGTAGTAATCGGTGTCACTAAAACGGGCACATTGTTTTCATTGGAAGCCTCAATCAATTCTTGAGGCACGCTCATATTGCGAGAAATAATAATCGCTGGTGTTTCATCCGAACAAAGTTGTTTCATGCGTTCCTTTTTTTCGACTGTTGGCAACATTTCAAAAAAGGATAATTCCGTTTTTCCTAAAAGCTGCACTCGATTTGCAGGATAATGCGTAAAGTAGCCAGCCATCTCAAGACCAGGCCTCGAAATATCGCCTGTCGTTATGTATCGACCAATTCCTTCTTGTCCACTTACAAGCTGCAAGTTAAACTTTTCCATAACATCTTTTGTAATCACTTGAATCATAAATAGGTACGCTCCAATCTATTTTTCATCTAGTAAATATTTTATCATGTATAGCGCATTTACTACATGAAAGTTGTCTTATATATCCAATAAAAAAACGATGAAGTACAAGAGTACCCCACCGTTTTATTTTAATTATTTTAATCCTGCTAAATAGTTTGCTGCAGCTTCAGCTTCCTCGCCTCTAAGTAAACCAGCCGGCATCCCTTTATCTGTACCATTAATAATAATATCCAAAATTTCTTGTTCCGAATATTTTGCGCCTAACTTGTCCAATGCTGGAGCATTTGCACCTTGTAATTTACCACCGTGACAAGTAGCACAAGATTTCACAACTAATTTTTCACCATTAGGTTCCGCTGTTTCGCCACCAGTAGATGAATCTTTATCGCCTCCACCACATGCTGCTAAAAATAGAGCCGAACCAAAAATTAATGTAAGTAAACTTTTTTTCATTTTGAACCCCTCCAATAATGAATTACAACTACAGTACTCATTATACCAAACTTATACACGTTTGAAACCTTCACCCAACACTTCATAAGCATCCGATACAATCACAAATGCTTTCGGGTCAACTGTTTTCAGCACTTGTTTCAGCTTTGTGAACTCTGTTTGATAGACGACGACCATCAATACAGGGCGATCTTTTCCAGTATATCCTCCGATTGCTGGAATTTTAGTAACACCGCGTTTAATTTCTTTATAAATTGCATCTCGAACTTCATCTTCATCATTCGTAATAATATACACCATTTTTGACTGGCTAAACCCTAATTGTACGATATCAATTGTTTTGGTCGTAACGTATAAACCAATAAGCGCATATAAGCCCTTTTCTAAATCAAACACGAGTGCAGCACTTACCGCAACAACACCATCAATAAGTAAAACACTTGTCCCTAACGTTAATCCCGTAAACTTTGTAATAATTTGAGCAAGTAAATCCGTTCCACCTGTCGACGCATTTCCCTTAAATACGAGGCCAATTCCTAACCCTACAACGATGCCGCCAAAAATAGCACCGAGCAAAGGATTGAGCGTCCACGCATCCCAATCACCTGTAATAATTACAAAAAGCGGTAATGTCAGTGTTCCGACCAATGATTTCAAACCGAATGTTTTCCCTAAAACGAGTACACCAGCGATAAATAATGGAATGTTAAAGGCATATTGGACAATGCCCGCATTCCAACCAAATAAACCATTCAAAATCGTACTAATCCCACTAACGCCACCAGATGCTACTTGGTTTGGAAATAAAAACAGATTAAATCCAAGTGCAACAACTGCCGCACCAATAAGTACAAATACATATTCTAAAATTGTATCCTTCACTGTATTGTACGAGCTACTTTTTAATTCTGTCATACAAATCCTCACTTACTTATACTATCTTGTTTCTTTAATCGAATATTAATGCATCCGCCACCCAACTTTTTACCTCTTCATACATTGGGAGTATGCAATCTTTTGAAATGTTTAACCCTTCTGCAAGCTCATTCATTCGAGCCCACTCTAACTTACTTAAAGCTATACTAAATTGTAAATAAGGCTGCATTTCTGTGTCATTACCACTAATTGTTTCCACAATGCTTTCTGATAGCGGTAAGTATTTTAAAACATCATTCATTGGACGTTTTAAAAGGGCGTCAATTAATGAGAACAAGCCAATTAAAAAGTACTCTGAAAAGTTCTCTTTATAATTTAAACGAGCAATTTTTTCACAAACTTTCGCTCTGAATAAGGAAGCACTCATTAACTCAATAAATACATCATCATCTTTATTGATATTAATTTCACGCATCGCTAATAAATAAATCCATTTTCGTAGCTCTGTTAGTCCCAATAGTAAAATCGCTTGCTTAATTGAGCGTACTTTTGATATTGAACGTTTTGATGAATTATTAATGAGCTGTAATAATTTATAAGTTAAAGAAATTTCACGTTCTATATTTTCAGCTAATAAATTAATATTCGGCTCTTCATCATTTAAAATCGAAATAATTTGGAAATATTGAAGGGCATTGGTAGGTATTTCTGTCGATTTAATAATTTGTGGTTGTTCAAAGAAATAGCCTTGAAATAAAACATAGCCAGAATGCTTTGCCACTTCATATTGCTTACGTGTCTCCACTTTTTCCGCTAATAATTGGATTTTGGGAAATTGCTTCTTAATTTTATTTTCAATTTCCATACGTTCTAATATTGGCGTTAATAAAAAGTCAATTTTTATATAATCAACGTTCGCAAATAAATCATTGTATATCAAAACTTCTTCATTCATAATAAAATCATCGAGCGCAAATCTAAAGCCATGTTTTCGCAGTTCTATAATGCGCTGAATTAACTCTTCCGTAATCGGAACATCTTCTAACACTTCTATAACGACTTGAGATGGATTTATGTAATCAAGCGTTGTATCCATCAATAAATTTTCTGTAAAGTTCACAAAGGAGGGCTTCCCATTTGTTACATTATCTATGCCCATTGATAAAAATGAGTTGATTAAAACATCAACAGTTGCTGTATCAGCATCGACCATTGGAAATACATTTTTTTCGCTATTTCTATATAATAGCTCATAGGCTACCACTTGTTCCTGAGCGTTAAATATTGGTTGTCTTCCTATAAAAACTTCCATATCATTTCCTCATTTCACACCATAAATTTATATTTTTCATTTAGAGCATGTTTACACACACTACAAATACGAAGATCAATTTTAACTCTTCATCTATAATAACAAGATTTCCTAATCGATTTTAATTTCAGTCTTTTTTACTACTGTCAAGTTATATTTTATTCCATTGTAATATTTCCCGATAACATTGTACTATATTAATAATAAAAAGAAAAATATGGAGGTACTCATTGTGAATATGATTCAATACGAGCAAAAAGAGTTTGTTGCATATATTACGTTAAACCGTCCTACAATGCTGAATGCCTTTAACTTCGAAATGCTTGAAGAATTGAGAAGAGTAATTGAATCCATCCAAATTCACCCCGATATTCGACTTGTCGTTATTACAGGTGCTGGTGAAAAGGCCTTTTCGGTTGGAGCCGATTTAAAGGAACGTAAAACACTTCCTGATGCATTTGTAAAGCGAAACTTAAATCGCTTTGGTGAAGTATTTTCTTTAATTGAACAACTTCCTCAACCAACGATTTGTGTTTTAAATGGCTACGCATTTGGTGGCGGCTTAGAATTAGCACTTGCTTGTGATTTTCGCATTGCTGCCGATCATATTACATTAGGCTTAACCGAAACCAGTCTTGGTATTATACCTGGTGCTGGTGGCACGCAGCGTTTACCTCGTCTTATTGGAGAAGCAAAAGCAATGGAGCTTATTTTAACTGCGGCACGAATGAATGCAAATGAAGCATTAAGTTACGGTATCTTAACAAAAGTTGTATCAGCAGAGAACTTACATGATGCAACAACTGACTTTGCTACTAACATCTTACGCAATGCACCGATTGCAATTCAACAGGCAAAGTTCGCCATTAAACAAGGTATGAAAACAGATATCCAAACAGGGTTGCAGATTGAACGAAAGGCCTATGAACTTACTTTACCCACTGAAGACCGGATTGAAGCATTAAATGCCTTTTCAGAAAAACGCCCCCCTAAATTTAAAGGACGATAAAAAGTGACTTAACAAAACAATTTCCACGTTTTGTTAAGTCACTTTTTAAACTTTTACTTCGCTTTTTTCTTTCTCGAACCAATTGCCCCAATAATAGCTGGCAATACTGAAATAACGATTATTAAAATTAAAACTGTTGAGAAGTTATCTTTAATAATCGGGATATTTCCGAAAAAGTATCCTAATAATGTGCAGCTCATTACCCATAAAAATGCACCAAACACATTATAAAAAAGGAAATATTTATAATTCATGCGGCTTGCACCTGCGATGAACGGAATAAATGTACGAATAAATGGCATGAAACGGGCAATGACGATCGTTTTTCCACCATGTTTATTAAAGAATTTTTGGGCAATTTCCATGCGCTCTCGATTAATAAAGCGTCCGATAAAACTTTTTTCTGGAATCGACATCCCAACTTTTTTACCGATGTGATAATTGACCGTATCACCAATAACAGCAGCGACAAAAAATACAATTAATAGCGTCGTTAAATTAAATGCCCCTAAGGCCGCCATTGTACCACTAGCAAAAAGAAGCGAGTCTCCTGGTAAAAACGGCATAATAACAATACCCGTTTCTACAAAAATAATCCCAAATAAAATTCCGTAAGACCAGTTCCCAAATTGTTGAATGATTTCAACTAAATGCTCATCAATATTTAAAATAAAATCAATCAAACCATAAATTATTGACATCTTATTTCTCACTTTCGGCTTAAATTTTCTTTACCATTTTAACATATTCGTATTTATGATGCGCTATATCCCCATCATTATTTCAATAGTTAAGACGAATTTATTGCCTACTAGTTGCATGTGCTCCCCTTAAAAATCTGTAACATCCGCTGAATCAAGCTAAATATTGCTTAAACCACCCTGTTATTTGTGCTAAGCGTTCAAGGCGTAAGTTTGGTGCGCCATTTCTAGATAAATTATGATCACATTCAGGGAATCGGACAAATTCAACTTCCTTACCCATGCGCTTTAATGTAACATGTAATTGCTCTGCCTGCTCGATTGGGCAACGGAAATCACGTTCTCCATGCAAAATAAGTAATGGTGTTTCAACTTGTGCAGCATATTTTAACGGGGAATGTTTCCATAGCTTTTCCACATTAGCCATATCCGCTTGCATTTGCCACTCCGAAAAGTAATAACCAATATCCGATACACCATTGAAGCTAATCCAATTTGAAATCGAACGTTGTGTGACCGCAGCTTTAAATCGATTTGTATGACCTACAATCCAGTTCGTCATAAAGCCACCATAGCTTCCACCGGTTACACCAAGACGGTTGTCATCTATCCATGAATAATTTGCCAATGCATAATCGACACCCGCCATAATATCTTCATAATCCCCACCGCCATAATCACCGCGCACGGCATCCACAAATACCTGGCTATAACCGTGACTACCTCGAGGGTTTACATAAAGTACACCATAGCCTTGTGCCGCTAATAATTGTAGCTCGTGGAAAAATGTATTGGCATATAAAGTATGTGGTCCACCATGAATTTCAACAATTAAAGGATATTTTTCTCCTTCCTTAAATTGAGCTGGTTTCATCATCCAACCATGAACAATTGTGCCATCTTTTGATGCATATGAAATTGCTTCTGGTGTAACAAGCTGTACTTCATTTAAAAAAGATTCATTAAATGTCGTTAACTGCTTCTTCTCACCTGTCGTAATATCAAAATCAAATAGCTCACCTGGGAACGTAGCATTTGATGCCGTTATTAACGCACGATTGCCATTTTTAAAAATCATATAGCCATAAATATGTTCATTTTCAGGTGATGCAGGATAAATAGCACCGTCCAATGTTGCATAGTAAAGACGTACATCACCACTTGTTGATACTTGGAAATACAAATCATTATTTTCAGTCCACATTACGGCTGGCGCATCTACATTTTGCTGCGTATCAGCAACTGAATAATCACCAACTGGGGCATCAAAGCTCTCTGTTAATTTTTGTGTCAAACCCGTTTCACGGTCATATACATAAATATGCCTATGAGTAGCATTTAAGAAGGATTGATCTGCCCCTCTATACGCAATATAACGATCATCCAATGAAAATGTTGCGCCTCCGTAGTTGCCATCTGCTTCTACCAATACTTTTTCTTCTTTCGTTTCTACATTTACCAGATAAAGTGGTGTGCGGAAAACATCGTCTGTATTTTCTACACGATTCACACTAATGACTAACCATTTACCATCCTGAGAAATGCCTTGAATAGAATGAGCATAATCCCCTTCTGTAAATGGCGTAATTTCTTTTGTCTTTAAATCGATTGTAGCAATTTGTGAAAAGCGATTTTGTTGCAATAACCCAACGCTATCCGCTTTATATTTCATCTTATCGACTATGTAAGGCTTTAGCAGTTTAGATTCTTCCTTCTCCTCTTCTTGTGTAATGGAAAGCCCTCTTTTTACTGAGCTAGCAATCCAAATTTTATCCCCACAAGGGCTCCATAAAAACTCTTGAACGCCATTTGGTAGCGTCGTAAGTACCTGTGCTTCGCCACCTTGACGATTCATTAGGAAAAGTTGATTTTTTTCATTGCGATTCGATAGGTAAGCGATTTGTTTCCCATCTGGTGACCAAGCAGGAGCTGTAATCACTTCATTGCCGAATGTCCATTGTACGACTTCATTTGTAGCTAAATCGATATGGAATAAATGTGCATTATAATTATTTTCTTTTTCATTTATTTGCGTGCGAACAAATACAGCCTCTTGTTCACTTGGCGCTAAAACTGGACTTGTAATCGATTGAATTCGGTATAAATCTTCCTTTGTTAAATACGTTGTCATATTCAAACACCCCTTATTTATTTCGGTTTTCGTAACAGTTATTCTATCATTAAATACTTATTATTGGAATGATTATTTTATATTTTTAGAATATTGTAATATCATTTTTTTGTAGGAAGTATCCAAACTAAAAACCCACCATTTCAGTTCGAATGATGGGCTCTGTCAATATTTATTGTTTCACAGCTTCTTTTAATGAACGGCGTAAAATTTTCCCCGTTGTATTTTTGGGTAACTCATCGATAATTTCGATCACTGTTGGAATTTTATATTTCACGATATGCTTTGCACAGTAAGCTTGAATATCTTCCACTTTCGTATCATGATCTTTCAAGACAACGTATGCATGTACAGCTTCACCAAAATTTGGATCTGGGAACCCTACTACGGCCGCTTCGACAATGCCTGTATGCGAGTAGAGCACTTCCTCAACTTCTCGCGGATAAACATTGTAACCGCCGACAATAATCATATCTTTTTTTCGATCAACAATATAAAAATAACCTTCTTCATCACGTCTCGCTAAGTCGCCTGTATATAGCCACCCGTTACGAATTGCCGCCGCTGTTTCTTCAGGCATTTTATAATAGCCTTTCATCACATTTGGTCCACGGACAATTAATTCTCCTACTTCACCTACTGGAACTTCTTCACCGTTTTCATCAACGACTTTATTTTCGACATTCAAAACGGATGTCCCAATCGACCCCGCTTTTCGTTCGCGATCCGTTGGGTTAAAGCATGTAACGGGTGAAGCTTCTGATAAACCGTAACCTTCAGACACTCGGACATTAAACTTCTCTTCAAAACTATGAAGCAATGTTACCGGTAATGAAGCGCCACCAGAAATGGCTAAACGCACACTTGAAAATGCATTTGCATCGCCATCATATTGATATAAGAAGTTGTACATTGTCGGAACGCCTGCAAAAATTGTCGCTTTATAAGCAGCGGTCAGTTCAAATATTTCAGCTGGGCTAAAACGCGGTGCAAGTAGTAACGTTGCACCTTTCATTAATGGCGCATTGACGACAACCGTTAACGCAAATACATGGAACACCGGCAACGTTGTAACGACGCGGTCATCCGCTGTCATTTTTAAATATTCACCAACATCACGCGCATTCGAATAGATATTTTCATGTGTCAGCATCGCACCTTTTGGCTGACCAGTCGTACCCGAAGTATATAAAATAATTGCTGTATCATCTAGATCAACAGCTACTGGCTCGACCGTATGACTTGTCGCGCTTAGTACTTGTGTAAATAATTTTGTTTTCGCTTTTGCTGCTTCACTTAAAGCTGCATATTTTTCTGCTACATCTGGTGTTGTTTCACATATGATATAGTCCGTCACTTGCGGGAATCCTTGCACCCCTGCCTCCACAAGTGGTAATAACATATCTAGTGCAATAACAACTTTTACATCACCGTTTTTTATAATGTAAGAAATTTCGTCCGGTGTGTAAATGGGATTAATCGGGATCGCTGTCGCACCAATTCGCATCGTTGCATAGAGCGAAATTAAATAATGCGGTGTATTGCCAAGTAAAAAGGCAATATGATCCCCTTTTTGTACCCCTAAATCTTGTAAAGCTGCGGCAAACCTGGCAATCGTTTGTTCAAACTCGCCATAAGTAGTGCCTTGTCCTAAAAAATAATACGCTGTTTTTTCTGGTTGTTCGAGAGCTTGTTGTCTAATGTTTTCAACTAAATTCAATACACCCATCCCCTTATGCGTAAAATGAATAACTATTCACTTAATTAGCATTATAAAATAAGTATTCTGATAAAACAATACCTATTTTACCAACCATTACAATTATTCGTTAAAAAAATCCACTTTTATCTACTATTAACAAATTTCTTGTTATGCTCGAATATGTGAAATATAACGCCAGCGTATTAAAAAGAAATAGACAATCTGAATGCATCCAATCAGTGTAAAGGAAATAACCCCTTCTTTTACGATGGAAAGATTCATCACATCATGTAACACCGTTTGAATGACAAGGAACGCGAATGCACTATGCACGAGGGCTAGCCCCCAAGGAAGGAAAAATTGAATGCATAAAAAACGAGTGACTAAATTTTTCATTTCGCGATCTGTTAAGCCAATTCGCTTTAACATATTAAATTGTTTTTTCTTCTGATCTAAGTTTGCATATAATTTAAAATACACAAAACTTCCTGAAGCAAGTAAAAAAACAGCGACAACAAGAATCCCTACAAGGGTAAATAAAGAGTAGGTTGCTAATATATAAGAATAATTTAATCCCGTATTTTCATAATAAAATGGAAGTGAATACACATCGCTTAATACATACTCTCTCGCGACCATATGATGAATGTCGACACCGATTTCTTTTGTCTCCATCCATTTTGGTATATCGAATGTGAAAAGGTGATAGCCAGGTTTCAAGTTTAGATAATGAGCAAACGGATTGATTAAGTTTTCATAATCCTCGTCACTAATAATAATTGAGTTACTGCTTATAATAGCTGTTGGGAAAAACATTTTTGGATACACACTATTAATTGTCAGCTCGACGTTGTTTTCCACTAACGTCGTTTCAACAACTGTATTTGCTAAATCCTTTATTGAATCCTCTGAATATGGAATAAACATAGCTTCTCCACTTTTTAAATTAACGAGCGGATACTTGTATGAGAACAATAGATGGTTCACATCAGTTTCTCTAAAAACCTCCACAGGATTTGATGTGAACGAGGAAGTTTGTCTCTTTACCGAAAAACGGGTCATTTGATAGCTAATGCCATTGTCCTCAAGGCTTTCAATTAACGATACAATATGTTCTCGTTCATACGGATTGTCAACTTCCCCTTTATAAATCATCCCGAGTGGATTCAGTTTATCGTATTGCGAAGTATAAGAAGACATCGCCGACAGAATACCGACCGTCAAAAAAGCCATTGTTGATACAAGTGTTACGATAAAGAACATCCCTGAATTTCCACGCACAATTTGCACCTGCTCAGCAATTGCCAGCATCCGTGACTTTTTCCAATAATACTGTTTTCGTCTTTTAATAAGATCCATAAAATAAAGTGTCGTATCCGTAAAGAAAAAATACGTCCCGACTGTCACAAAAATCGGGACGAGCAGCGTGTAATTAAAAATGGATGATTTCGTCGTAATTAGCGCTAAAAAATAGCCCAATGCGATTAAAAAAACCCCAAAGAAAGCTTGTTTTTTGGAATAGGCATCCGAAACATCAACAATTTTCGGTCCCTTTAATACGTCAATAATTTTAATATTTGGCGTGAATATAACGCTAATTACTGAAATAACTGTGAACGCACTTAAATAAACAAATAGCGTTAAAACAAATGGTTCCCATGATAAATACAAAGGCAAATCCGTTAAATTTAAAATTTCACGTACAATCATGAAAAAGAATTTCGAAAATGCGAAACCAAAAAGAATTCCTGAAATACATGAAAGAATACCGATTGTCATCGTTTCAATAAAGATTAATTTGCTCAATTGATTACGGCTCATGCCTAAATGTAAAAAAATAGCAAATTCCTTTGCACGGGCCTCTAAAAATGCACGCATTGAATAAAAAATAAAAAACCATGAAAACAACACTAATATGACTTCTGCCAACACCATTCCCGCGATGGAAACTTCCCCTAGAAAACCTCTTTCAATTTCAGGATGAAACATGACCATGGAATAAATGAAAAAAACAAAGACAGAAAAGAAACTCGCCATAAAAAATGCTGCATAGTTACGAAAATTACGGAAAACGTTACGGTAAGCGAATTGAAGAAAAGTCACCGACATGTCCTCCTAATAAACTCAATACATTCAAAATTCGTTGGAAAAATGTTTGTTGTCGATCGTCTTGATAAATTTCATTAAAAAACTCGCCATCTTTAATAAACAACACACGATCACAAAAACTTGCCGCAATCGGGTCATGTGTTACCATCACAATCGTTGCACCATTTTCCTTATTTACTTTTCCGAGCAACTGTAAAACTTCACGTGTTGAATTGGAATCTAAATTACCGGTAGGCTCATCGGCTAAAATAATGGTTGGCTCATGGATTAGCGCTCTCGCTATCGCTGTCCTTTGTGCTTGACCACCTGATATTTCATTAGGCCTTTTTTGCAATATAGCCGCTAAATCTAGTTTCCTGCTTAATTGTTGCAAGCGTTCTTCCATCACTGAAACGGGTTGCTCATCAAGTGTTAATGGCAAAATAATATTTTCTTCCACAGAAAGCATCGGCAATAAATTGAAATCTTGAAATACAAAACCAAGCTGGCGTCGGCGGAAATAGGCAAGCTGCTCACTATTTAACGTTTGCGGCTTTGTTCCGTCAAAAATAATTTCACCTGAAGTCGGCATGTCCACCATTGAAATCATATTCAGCAATGTTGTTTTACCACTACCTGATGGACCCATAATGGCTACAAATTCACCTGCTTCAACTTCAAAACTTAATTGATTCAGTGCACGCTTCGTTACTTTTCCTTCATACACTTTCGTTACTTCATTAATTTGTAAAATTGACATTTGCATCCCTCAATTATTGTGTTTTCGTGTTAGTAAATCCCCAAGGCAGCACTACTTCAAAGTTCATTTCATTTCCTTGCTTTACTTTCCCCTATGAATTAAAAATGACTTCGATTTTTGTACCTTGTCCTACCTCTGAAGTAATCAACAGCTGATGCCCTAACTTATCACAAGTTTCTTTCGCAATATATAAACCCATTCCTGTGGATTCACCTGTTTTGCGACCGTTTTCTCCAGTATAAAAGGCTTTTGTCACTCGTGTTAAATCTGATTTTGGAATACCAATGCCTTCATCTTGAATCGTTAATATGATTCGCTGGTCAAACTTGGTACTTGAAATCGTAATTTTCTTATTCGGTTCAAATGTGTATTTCACAGCATTTGTAATAAATTGATCCAGTAAAAAACGGAGCCATTTTGGATCACTCATCACACTTACATTTTCATCCACATCGACATTGGGAAACACACGATTTGCAATAAATAATCGTTTATTTTCATTTATTACAGCCGTTACAATCGCTTTTAAAGGTACTTCGACAATTTGCATATCTTCTTCAAAGTTTTCTAATCGCGCATTGATTAACACCATTTCAAGTCCGCGCTTGAGGCGATCTACTTCTTCTTGCACACTTTTTTTATCGAGTTCCCCATCTTCTTGCAATAACAGCTCTAATACAGATACAGGAGTTTTCATTTGATGTACCCATTGATTCATAAATTTATATTGTCTCGATTGCGTCGCGTAGAGCGATTGAACTTCATGCTGATACAATTTATATAATTCATGTAAATAGCGCTCTGTTAACGCATATTCCGCGGTCTTTGCATTTTTTTGAAGTGCATCCTCCATCGTTGTTGGGCACTGTGTAATTTTGGCTAAATATCGACGCCTTAACATATATCGTACAATTAAAAAAGAAGCAATTAACAACATATTAATCGCAATAGCATAAATTGCGGTTTCCTTACTGCGAAATCCTTCAAGCCAAAACAATGTGATTAAAAATACCGTCATAAATAATTGGAATAATACGTAAGAACCGTGCTCTTTCAAAAATAATTTGACGGCCATTACATTTCCTCCGTACTTAACATAAAACGATAACCTGCACCGCGAACTGTTTCAATACTAGAAAGAATATCGTAA is part of the Solibacillus sp. FSL K6-1523 genome and harbors:
- a CDS encoding S9 family peptidase, with translation MTTYLTKEDLYRIQSITSPVLAPSEQEAVFVRTQINEKENNYNAHLFHIDLATNEVVQWTFGNEVITAPAWSPDGKQIAYLSNRNEKNQLFLMNRQGGEAQVLTTLPNGVQEFLWSPCGDKIWIASSVKRGLSITQEEEKEESKLLKPYIVDKMKYKADSVGLLQQNRFSQIATIDLKTKEITPFTEGDYAHSIQGISQDGKWLVISVNRVENTDDVFRTPLYLVNVETKEEKVLVEADGNYGGATFSLDDRYIAYRGADQSFLNATHRHIYVYDRETGLTQKLTESFDAPVGDYSVADTQQNVDAPAVMWTENNDLYFQVSTSGDVRLYYATLDGAIYPASPENEHIYGYMIFKNGNRALITASNATFPGELFDFDITTGEKKQLTTFNESFLNEVQLVTPEAISYASKDGTIVHGWMMKPAQFKEGEKYPLIVEIHGGPHTLYANTFFHELQLLAAQGYGVLYVNPRGSHGYSQVFVDAVRGDYGGGDYEDIMAGVDYALANYSWIDDNRLGVTGGSYGGFMTNWIVGHTNRFKAAVTQRSISNWISFNGVSDIGYYFSEWQMQADMANVEKLWKHSPLKYAAQVETPLLILHGERDFRCPIEQAEQLHVTLKRMGKEVEFVRFPECDHNLSRNGAPNLRLERLAQITGWFKQYLA
- a CDS encoding fatty acid--CoA ligase family protein, with the translated sequence MNLVENIRQQALEQPEKTAYYFLGQGTTYGEFEQTIARFAAALQDLGVQKGDHIAFLLGNTPHYLISLYATMRIGATAIPINPIYTPDEISYIIKNGDVKVVIALDMLLPLVEAGVQGFPQVTDYIICETTPDVAEKYAALSEAAKAKTKLFTQVLSATSHTVEPVAVDLDDTAIILYTSGTTGQPKGAMLTHENIYSNARDVGEYLKMTADDRVVTTLPVFHVFALTVVVNAPLMKGATLLLAPRFSPAEIFELTAAYKATIFAGVPTMYNFLYQYDGDANAFSSVRLAISGGASLPVTLLHSFEEKFNVRVSEGYGLSEASPVTCFNPTDRERKAGSIGTSVLNVENKVVDENGEEVPVGEVGELIVRGPNVMKGYYKMPEETAAAIRNGWLYTGDLARRDEEGYFYIVDRKKDMIIVGGYNVYPREVEEVLYSHTGIVEAAVVGFPDPNFGEAVHAYVVLKDHDTKVEDIQAYCAKHIVKYKIPTVIEIIDELPKNTTGKILRRSLKEAVKQ
- a CDS encoding ABC transporter permease → MTFLQFAYRNVFRNFRNYAAFFMASFFSVFVFFIYSMVMFHPEIERGFLGEVSIAGMVLAEVILVLFSWFFIFYSMRAFLEARAKEFAIFLHLGMSRNQLSKLIFIETMTIGILSCISGILFGFAFSKFFFMIVREILNLTDLPLYLSWEPFVLTLFVYLSAFTVISVISVIFTPNIKIIDVLKGPKIVDVSDAYSKKQAFFGVFLIALGYFLALITTKSSIFNYTLLVPIFVTVGTYFFFTDTTLYFMDLIKRRKQYYWKKSRMLAIAEQVQIVRGNSGMFFIVTLVSTMAFLTVGILSAMSSYTSQYDKLNPLGMIYKGEVDNPYEREHIVSLIESLEDNGISYQMTRFSVKRQTSSFTSNPVEVFRETDVNHLLFSYKYPLVNLKSGEAMFIPYSEDSIKDLANTVVETTLVENNVELTINSVYPKMFFPTAIISSNSIIISDEDYENLINPFAHYLNLKPGYHLFTFDIPKWMETKEIGVDIHHMVAREYVLSDVYSLPFYYENTGLNYSYILATYSLFTLVGILVVAVFLLASGSFVYFKLYANLDQKKKQFNMLKRIGLTDREMKNLVTRFLCIQFFLPWGLALVHSAFAFLVIQTVLHDVMNLSIVKEGVISFTLIGCIQIVYFFLIRWRYISHIRA
- a CDS encoding ABC transporter ATP-binding protein, whose translation is MSILQINEVTKVYEGKVTKRALNQLSFEVEAGEFVAIMGPSGSGKTTLLNMISMVDMPTSGEIIFDGTKPQTLNSEQLAYFRRRQLGFVFQDFNLLPMLSVEENIILPLTLDEQPVSVMEERLQQLSRKLDLAAILQKRPNEISGGQAQRTAIARALIHEPTIILADEPTGNLDSNSTREVLQLLGKVNKENGATIVMVTHDPIAASFCDRVLFIKDGEFFNEIYQDDRQQTFFQRILNVLSLLGGHVGDFSSIRLP